The Candidatus Celerinatantimonas neptuna DNA segment GGCGATTCTGTTTGTGATTGGTTTAGCCATTGCGCTGCAGCAACAATTGGGGGCTGACCCGGTACTCGCTCATTTAACAACGGTTAAAGGGCATTGGCAGGGAATTGAAAGCCGCTTTGGTGTGGTACTTTCGACGATTTGGGCCAATGCAACCAGTGCTGCGTCTAATGGTTCTGTCAATGCGACATTGGATAGTTTTTCACCAATTGCTTCGATGGTTGCCATGGTCAACATTCTGACCGGGGAAGTGATCTTTGGCGGTGTCGGATGTGGTATTTACGGCATGTTGTTATTTGTCATGCTGACTGTTTTCTTATGTGGCCTGATGGTGGGGCATACTCCGACTTATCTGGGCAAACCTTTGAATATTAATATTATAAAATGGGTGGTATTAACCATGTTGGTGATGCCGGTTGGTGTCCTGGTTCTCGGTGGTTGTAGCCTGTTATTGCCACATATTCGCTCGGTTATCGGGGTCGCCGGTCCTCATGGGCTATCCCGGCTTTTATATGCGTTTGCATCGGCCACTGGGAATAACGGTTCGGCTTTGAGTGGTTTTAATGCTGCGAATTCTGTTCAGGAGATTATTTTAGCGGTTGCTATTTTATTGGGACGTTATGGAATCATGATCCCGGTGATGGCCATTGCCGGTGAATTTGTTAAAGCAAAACGAATTGAGACCGGACATGGTTCGCTGCCTATTCACGGGATGTTGTTTGCAGTATTGCTGATTTTTAGCATCTTTGTGATTGGTGCATTGGCGTTCTTGCCGACACTGGCTCTGGGGCCGATTGCCGATTCTCTGAGAATGGGAGGCTAACATGCGAGAATCAATGATAGGCCAGGCTATTCTGGCTGCTTTTAAACGCTTTAATCCGGTCATGTTAGTTCGTTCTCCGATTCTGATGTGTATCTGGGTTGCCGCGGCATTATGTACACTCGAATCAATATTCGGCGGGACTGCTCAGGGAGTGAGCCATTCTTTGGCCTGGCAGCTGACGGGTTGGTTATGGTTGACTCTGTGGTTTGCCAATGTGGCCGAAACACTGGCTGAAGGCCGGGGTAAGGCCCGGGCTGATAGTCTCAAGGCCAATCAGGGGCAATTATCAGCACTTCGGGTCAGTAGTCTGGATACCCGTGAAGGTGAACAAGTTGGAAGTCATCTACTTAAAAAAGGTGATTTAGTGCTGGTTTGTGCCGGGGAAACAATTCCGGCAGATGGTGAAGTGGTGAAAGGCATTGCTTCGGTGAATGAAGCGGCAATTACAGGTGAGTCTGCACCGGTAATTCGTGAATCAGGTACCGATCGCAGTGGTGTGACCGGTGGAACTGAAGTGGTGTCTGATTCAATCTATGTGAAAATCAGTCAGGATCCCGGGGCAGGAACGTTGGACCGGATGATTGCACTGGTTGAAGGGGCGAGCCGGCAGAAAACACCAAATGAAATGGCTCTGAGCACATTGCTGATTGGACTGACCCTTATCTTTTTATTGGTGGTCATCACGCTGCCATTATTCTTGGGCTATACCCATGCCAAAGTGCCGACAATCTATCTGATTGCACTGTTTATTACCCTGATACCGACCACAATTGGTGGATTATTATCAGCTATCGGGATCGCCGGGATGGATCGCCTGGTTCGTCTAAATGTGATTGCTAAATCAGGCCGTGCGGTTGAAGCAGCCGGCGATATTCAGACATTATTGTTGGATAAAACGGGAACGATTACTTACGGAAACCGTTTGGCTGAGCGATTGATCAATGCGCCAGGTGTGACCCGTCAGAGTCTGAATAATGCGGCGGTTCTGGCTTCTCTTGGGGATAATACTCCCGAGGGAAAATCACTGCTGAAACTGGCCAAGCAACAGGGCGCCGATGCGCAGTTGCAAGATAATGATGAAATTATCGAATTCAGTGCCGAAACCCGGCAAAGTGGTTTAAACCGCTGCGGTGTGGCTTATCGTAAAGGCGCGGTCGATGCGATGCTTGAATCACTGGGGCTAAATCGTCAGAATGCTCCGGCTCCATTAATGCATGCGGTTGATGAGATTGCTCAGGGAGGAGGAACGCCACTTTTGATCAGCGAAGATGGCAAGTTACTGGGTGCTGTTGAGCTAAAAGATGTGATTAAAGAAGGGATCCGCGAACGGTTTATTCAGATGCGTGAACTAGGGATCCGGACTGTGATGGTGACGGGTGATAACCCACTGACAGCGGCTGCGATTGCTGCTGAAGCCGGGGTCGATGACTTTGTCGCTCAGGCAACACCAGAGAAGAAATTACAGTATATTCGTGAAGAGCAGGCTCAGGGGCGATTGGTTGCTATGTGCGGTGATGGAGCCAATGATGCTCCGGCACTGGCCCAGGCAGATGTCGGTTTGGCCATGAATGAAGGGACTCAGGCGGCTAAAGAAGCCGGAAACCTGGTGGATCTTGATTCGAATCCGACCAAATTGCTGGATGTTGTGAAGGTGGGTAAACAATTGTTGATGACGCGTGGTGCATTGACAACGTTTTCTATTGCCAATGATGTGGCTAAATACTTTGCTATTTTACCTGCGCTATTTGTTGCCGCGTACCCTGCTTTGGGCGTTTTGAATATTATGCATTTGCATAGTCCTCAAAGTGCGATTCTTTCGGCCATTATTTTTAATGCATTGATTATTATCGCGTTAGTGCCACTGGCTTTGAAAGGGGTCGATGTGGACCATAGCATTGCACAGCTGCTTCGGCGTAATTTGCTGATTTATGGTGTCGGCGGACTGTGTGTCCCATTTATTGGCATTAAATTAATCGATATGTTGATCCATGCTTTAGGCTGGGTATAGGGAGTTGTGATGCGTGTTGCTATTCGAACATTCATATTGTTAAGTGCTCTATTGGGTGTGGGATATCCGTTACTGGTTAGCGCCATTGGTCATACATTTTGGTCGTATCAGGTTGATGGAAGTTTAGTGCGTAGTGGTGGTAAAGTGATTGGTTCGTTATTGATTGGTCAGCCTTTCCATTCGCCGCAATATATCCATGCCCGTCCATCAGCAAACGGTTATCATGCCGATGGTTTGGCAAAAGACCATCGCCCGGTAACGTTTGCGGGGTTAAGAGCGTTTGCGCAAAGTCAGCACAGCGCCCAACCGGCTATGATGACGTATTCCAGCTCTGGCGTGGACCCTGATTTGCCGGTTGCTGCTGTCCGTTCGCAGTTCCCCAGAGTGGAAAAATACTGTCATGCCAGCGCGGTTCAATTGCAGGAATTGCTGGCAAGCCATATTGAATCTGGTATCCTCGGCCCACAAGTTGTGAATATTTTAAAATTCAATTTGGCATTGAAACCTATCTGTCATGCGTGATGAAAGCAGGGCCGATGCACTGTTAGAAGAGCTGAATCAGCAAGAAGACAGCGAGCGCGGCAAACTCAAAATATTTTTAGGGGCTGCCGCCGGCGTTGGTAAAACCTACGCGATGCTTCAAGAAGCGAAACAGCTGTATGAACAGGGTATTGACCTGCTCAT contains these protein-coding regions:
- the kdpB gene encoding Potassium-transporting ATPase ATP-binding subunit → MRESMIGQAILAAFKRFNPVMLVRSPILMCIWVAAALCTLESIFGGTAQGVSHSLAWQLTGWLWLTLWFANVAETLAEGRGKARADSLKANQGQLSALRVSSLDTREGEQVGSHLLKKGDLVLVCAGETIPADGEVVKGIASVNEAAITGESAPVIRESGTDRSGVTGGTEVVSDSIYVKISQDPGAGTLDRMIALVEGASRQKTPNEMALSTLLIGLTLIFLLVVITLPLFLGYTHAKVPTIYLIALFITLIPTTIGGLLSAIGIAGMDRLVRLNVIAKSGRAVEAAGDIQTLLLDKTGTITYGNRLAERLINAPGVTRQSLNNAAVLASLGDNTPEGKSLLKLAKQQGADAQLQDNDEIIEFSAETRQSGLNRCGVAYRKGAVDAMLESLGLNRQNAPAPLMHAVDEIAQGGGTPLLISEDGKLLGAVELKDVIKEGIRERFIQMRELGIRTVMVTGDNPLTAAAIAAEAGVDDFVAQATPEKKLQYIREEQAQGRLVAMCGDGANDAPALAQADVGLAMNEGTQAAKEAGNLVDLDSNPTKLLDVVKVGKQLLMTRGALTTFSIANDVAKYFAILPALFVAAYPALGVLNIMHLHSPQSAILSAIIFNALIIIALVPLALKGVDVDHSIAQLLRRNLLIYGVGGLCVPFIGIKLIDMLIHALGWV
- the kdpC gene encoding Potassium-transporting ATPase KdpC subunit; amino-acid sequence: MRVAIRTFILLSALLGVGYPLLVSAIGHTFWSYQVDGSLVRSGGKVIGSLLIGQPFHSPQYIHARPSANGYHADGLAKDHRPVTFAGLRAFAQSQHSAQPAMMTYSSSGVDPDLPVAAVRSQFPRVEKYCHASAVQLQELLASHIESGILGPQVVNILKFNLALKPICHA